One genomic segment of Vespa crabro chromosome 3, iyVesCrab1.2, whole genome shotgun sequence includes these proteins:
- the LOC124422453 gene encoding NEDD8-conjugating enzyme Ubc12 has translation MIKLFSLKQAKKDGESPKAGTQKKASAAQLRITKDINELNLPKTCGTEFPDPDDLLSFKLIICPDEGFYRGGRFVFSFKVGPNYPHEPPKVKCETQVYHPNIDLDGNVCLNILREDWKPVLTINSIVYGLQYLFLEPNPEDPLNKDAAEVLQNNRRVFEQNVAKAMRGGYVGSFCFERCLK, from the exons ATgatcaaattattttcgttgaaaCAAGCGAAAAAAGATGGCGAATCACCAAAGGCTGGGACCCAGAAAAAGGCATCAGCAGCTCAGCTGAGAATAACGAAAG atataAACGAACTTAATCTACCAAAAACATGTGGTACAGAGTTTCCCGATCCCGATGATTTACTgagttttaaattaattatttgtccAGATGAG GGATTTTATAGAGGTGGTAGATTTGTATTCAGTTTTAAAGTTGGACCAAATTATCCTCACGAACCACCTAAAGTTAAATGTGAAACTCAGGTTTATCATCCTAATATTGACTTGGATGGCAATGTATGTCTCAATATCTTAAGAGAAGACTGGAAACCGGTTCTCACAATTAATTCTATTGTTTATGGACTTCAGTACCTTTTTCTA gAACCCAATCCAGAAGATCCCCTTAATAAAGATGCTGCAgaagtattacaaaataatagaaGAGTATTCGAACAAAATGTAGCAAAAGCTATGAGAGGAGGATATGTAGGATCATTTTGTTTTGAACGATGTCTCAAGTGA
- the LOC124422759 gene encoding importin-7 isoform X2 — protein sequence MDLRKLTELLRATIDPSQQKQAEDQLNQIHKIIGFAPTLLQVVMSAEVDMPVRQAGVIYLKNLITTNWADREAENGPVEFSIHEQDRAMIRDAIVDAVVHAPELIRVQLAVCISNIVKHDFPGRWTQIVDKITIYLQNPDASCWPGVLLALYQLVKNFEYKKAEERGPLNEAMNLLFPMIYQLILRLLPDSSEQSVLLQTQILKIFFALTQYTLPLDLISKEVFSQWMDIVRQVADRPVPPETNNPNLDDEERVELPWWKCKKWALHILHRMFERYGSPGNVTKEYKEFSEWYLETFSGGILEVLLKILDQYRRKIFVSPRVIQQSINYINQGVSHAFSWKFLKPHMFEIIRDVLFPILSYSATDEELWNNDPYEYIRVKFDIFEDFVSPVTAAQTLLHSACKKRKDMLQKTMQFCAEVLTSPNADPRQKDGALHMVGSLADVLLKKKLYREQMDKMLVQHVFPEFNSPHGHMRARACWVLHYFSEIKFKQEQILVEAIRLTTNALLTDHDLPVKVEAAIALQMLLCAQDKAQKYIEPLIKQITLELLAIIRETENDDLTSVMQKIVCTYTEQLMPIAVEICQHLAATFSQVLETDEGSDEKAITAMGILNTIETVLTVMKNQPQIMAQLEPTVLQVVAHIFSQSVMEFYEEALSLVFDLTGMTISEDMWKVLELIYQLFQKDGFDYFTDMMPALHNYITVDTPAFLSNENYILAMFNMCKAILTGDAGEDPECHAAKLLEVIILQCKGHIDQCIPSLVQLVLERLMREVKTSELRTMCLQVVIAALYYNPALCLETMDRLQGNLGQSPEPIASHFIKQWIHDTDCFLGLHDRKLCVLGLCTLISMGPARPTAVNECVQQIIPSLILLFDGLKRAYAAKVADGDEEDNEEEESDIDEVLSSDEDEIDDASQEYLEKLQEKVTRSSGQHGFNVSASIQDGHGDHRSDVDDEDDSDYDANEETALESYCTPLDSEDTNQDEYVVFKEVMQNIERTDSTWYRALTSHLTAEEQKALQEIIVLADQRKAALESKRIEQSGGYAFHSQTIPTSFNFGGTPLSR from the exons gtgttatatatttgaaaaatttaattaccaCAAATTGGGCTGACAGAGAAGCTGAAAATGGACCTGTAGAATTTAGTATTCATGAACAAGATCGTGCTATGATACGTGATGCAATAGTGGATGCTGTGGTTCATGCACCTGAATTGATTAG aGTGCAACTAGCAGTATGCATTAGCAATATAGTAAAACATGATTTCCCTGGAAGATGGACTCAAATTGTtgataaaattacaatatatctTCAAAATCCTGATGCTTCTTGCTGGCCTGGTGTTCTCCTTGCATTATATCAACTTGTCAAAAACTTTGA GTACAAGAAAGCAGAAGAAAGGGGACCATTGAACGAAGCAATGAATTTACTTTTCCCTATGATTTACCAATTGATATTACGTTTATTGCCAGATTCATCTGAACAATCAGTTTTACTTCAAACacaaattttgaaaatcttttttgcACTTACTCAG TATACGCTGCCTCTTGATCTTATATCGAAAGAAGTGTTCTCCCAATGGATGGACATAGTACGACAAGTAGCTGATAGGCCTGTCCCACCAGAGACTAATAATCCTAATTTAGACGACGAGGAACGTGTAGAACTTCCTTGGtggaaatgtaaaaaatgGGCTTTACATATTCTTCATAGAATGTTTGAGAG atatgGTAGTCCTGGTAATGTAAccaaagaatataaagaattttcaGAATGGTATCTTGAAACATTTAGTGGTGGAATTTTAGAAGTTCTTTTAAAGATTTTGGATCAATacagaagaaaaatctttgtCTCTCCTAGAGTGATACaacaatcaattaattatattaaccaAGG TGTTAGTCATGCTTTTTCTTGGAAGTTTTTGAAGCCTCATATGTTTGAGATCATTCGTGATGTGCTATTTCCTATTCTTTCATACTCTGCTACTGATGAGGAATTATGGAATAACGATCCATATGAATACATAAGAGTCAAATTTG atATTTTTGAGGACTTTGTATCTCCAGTAACAGCAGCACAGACCTTATTGCATTCTGCATGcaaaaaacgaaaggataTGTTACAAAAAACTATGCAATTTTGCGCAGAAGTTCTAACAAGTCCAAACGCTGATCCACGGCAGAAAGATGGCGCATTACATATG GTTGGAAGTTTAGCAGACGTTCTGcttaaaaagaaactttataGGGAACAAATGGATAAAATGTTAGTACAGCATGTGTTTCCCGAATTTAATAGTCCACATGGCCATATGCGAGCAAGg gcTTGTTGGGTTTTACATTATTTCTCTGAAATAAAGTTTAAACAAGAACAAATCTTAGTTGAGGCAATTAGACTGACAACAAATGCTCTTTTGACTGATCATGATTTGCCTGTTAAAGTTGAAGCTGCTATAGCTCTTCAAATGCTTTTGTGTGCACAAGACAAAGCTCAGAAGTACATAGAACCacttataaaacaaataactCTCGAATTATTAGCTATtataagagaaacagaaaatgaTGATTTAACGAGTGTTATGCAGAAAATTGTTTGTACATATACAGAACAGCTTATGCCAATTGCTGTAGAAATTTGTCAACATTTG GCTGCCACGTTTAGTCAAGTTCTTGAAACTGATGAGGGTAGTGATGAAAAGGCAATTACTGCAATGGgtattttaaatacaataGAAACAGTATTGACAGTGATGAAAAATCAACCTCAAATTATGGCACAATTAGAACCAACTGTTTTACAGGTGGTAGCTCATATATTTAGTCAAAGCGTTATGG aattttatgAAGAAGCACTTTCATTAGTCTTTGATTTAACGGGTATGACTATTTCTGAAGATATGTGGAAGGTTTTAGAACTCATATATCAGCTTTTCCAAAAAGATGGTTTTGATTACTTTACTGATATGATGCCAGCATTACATAATTATATCACTGTAGATACACCAGCATTTCTATCAAATGAAAACTATATACTTGCTATGTTTAATATGTGTAAAGCt ATATTAACTGGTGATGCTGGTGAAGATCCAGAGTGTCATGCTGCAAAATTATTAgaagttattattttacaatgtaAAGGGCATATTGACCag TGCATACCTTCACTTGTGCAATTAGTATTAGAACGTTTAATGCGAGAAGTAAAAACATCTGAATTAAGAACTATGTGTCTTCAAGTAGTCATTGCAGctttatattataatcctGCTTTATGTCTTGAAACAATGGACAGATTACAAGGAAATCTTGGACAATCTCCAGAGCCAATTGCATCGCATTTTATTAAACAATGGATTCATGATACTGATTGCTTCCTAgg GTTGCATGATCGAAAACTTTGCGTTCTTGGATTATGTACCTTGATTAGTATGGGTCCTGCTAGACCAACAGCAGTGAACGAATGTGTTCAACAAATAATTCCATCTCTGATTTTATTGTTTGATGGCCTCAAGAGAGCATATGCTGCTAAAGTAGCAGATGGAGATGAGGAAGAtaatgaagaggaagaaagtgaTATTGATGAAg TTTTGTCATCAGATGAAGATGAAATTGATGATGCTAGTCAAGAATATCTTGAAAAATTGCAAGAAAAAGTAACAAGGTCTTCAGGACAGCATGGTTTTAATGTCAGTGCATCCATTCAAGACGGGCATGGAGATCATAGATCTGATgttgatgatgaagatgattcTGATTATGATGCAAATGAAGAAACTGCTCTAGAAAGTTATTGTACACCTTTAGATTCAGAAGATACAAATCAAGATGAATATGTTGTTTTCAAAGAAGTTATGCAAA aTATTGAAAGAACTGACTCAACTTGGTATAGGGCATTAACGAGTCATTTAACAGCTGAGGAACAGAAAGCATTACAAGAGATTATAGTTTTAGCAGATCAACGTAAAGCAGCTTTGGAAAGCAAAAGAATCGAGCAAAGCGGCG GTTATGCTTTCCATTCTCAAACTATACCCACTTCATTTAATTTTGGCGGAACACCTTTAAGTCGAtaa
- the LOC124422440 gene encoding intraflagellar transport protein 122 homolog has product MRGQPAWVDKVQDKQEQCIYDLCFNPDGTQLVVAAGHQVLVYETTGGALVQPLKGHKDTVYCVCYAKDGRRFASGSADKSVIIWTFKLEGILKYSHNEAVQAMQFNPVSHQLLSCSLSDIAFWSAEQKAVQKHKSGGRVNCCAWTLDGQYLAIGVASGYVSIRNKNGEEKTRIERQSGVPIWSLAWNPLRDDTADILCIAEWNGVISFYTINGKAVGKERTVHFTPLKVTYFPDGQYILVSGSNKQCLLMTHDGIQLAVVGNTFSSWVWSCAVHPSSSHIALGCQDGTITYLQLSWNIVHGLYEDRYAYRENMTDVIIQHLVTNQKVRIKCKDLVCRIAVYRNRLAVQLPERVIIYEPSGSSEGMHYRIREKLNQTINCNLLVITTNHLVLCLERRLQCLSFTGIVEREWILDDLITYIKVVGGPAGQECLITGLKTGHVIKIYLDNPFPAHLAKVEGSVRCLDISSLKEKMAVVSETGVLSIFDLYTEEKLQDFQDVTSVAYNSASEDIMCFSGSNYLAIKVANFSEYRQKFSGFVVGHNGSKLYCLNGSAVIILEVPLSLFMYQYLDIGLFKEAYEVACLGVAESDWRALGIAALDNLELNIAYSAFARIKNLRYIEVVSEVEEKLKSGEWGQEACMAIAAAAMGRLRDAAKLYQKAGLQQYARDMYSDLRMFDIAQEFIASGNTQDRTILLRRRAEWAKSLGEPRAAAEMFFSAGDTQRAINIIAEYGWIDMLIKVGRQLDKSDRDNLSLIAKILKQLGATHGAAEIFSRLGDDPDVADVLIDAQAWPEAFELAERNPKLKSRVYGPYARWLAETGRFSEAQEAFQMAGQPEESVSVLTSLADNAIAEKRYRDACYFYWLLSQLSLNLLKNTEEIKTMYLSYYNKADVYYAYHEIHKYLDEPFTSLMPEALFNISRYLLLKTQSIQLEGVSKLKIMYTLIKQARLLGANKLVMQLLEQLRSMKISKNLLAQVETSTLAARAYPYRDPEELLPLCYKCSTFNPLLPVDYSIGSKCIQCGLKFQYSFVMFEILPLVEFELEEGITDQEAEKLIEEPLSLSSISTEDQLTIFSNETDLFTARLIKYEEKTDDSTVIVGRSVLKSMDPSTVLIVKWPKPFKTKYFRNLLPDLQVTLCKSCLKLFHSDDYELALLRHGHCPFCRTSQTSNS; this is encoded by the exons ATGAGGGGACAGCCAGCATGGGTTGATAAAGTTCAAGATAAACAAGAACAATg tatatatgatttatgttTTAATCCTGATGGCACACAATTAGTCGTTGCTGCAGGACATCAAGTGCTAGTCTATGAAACAACTGGTGGTGCTTTAGTACAACCACtaaaag gtcACAAAGATACAGTATATTGTGTATGTTATGCAAAAGATGGCAGAAGATTTGCATCAGGTAGTGCAGATAAAAGTGTTATTATATGGACATTCAAATTAGAAGGAATATTGAAGTATTC gcATAATGAAGCTGTTCAGGCAATGCAATTTAATCCTGTATCACATCAGTTACTTAGTTGTTCTCTTTCTGATATTGCATTTTGGTCAGCTGAACAAAAAGCGGTACAAAAACATAAATCAGGAGGAAGAGTTAATTGTTGCGCGTGGACTTTGGATGGACAATATTTAGCTATTGGCGTAGCAAGTGGATATGTATCTATCAGAAATAag aatgGGGAAGAAAAAACACGTATTGAAAGACAAAGCGGTGTACCTATCTGGAGCTTAGCATGGAATCCTTTGCG AGATGATACAGCAGACATCTTGTGCATTGCTGAATGGAATGGAGTCATTTCATTTTACACGATTAATGGAAAAGCcgttggaaaagaaagaacagtaCACTTTACTCCTTTAAAAGTTACATATTTTCCTGATGGtcaatatattcttgtttctgGTAGTAATAAACAATGTCTTTTAATGACTCACGATGGTATACAACTTGCTGTTGTTGGCAATACATTTTCTTCGTGGGTTTGGAGCTGTGCAGTTCATCCATCTTCTTCACATATT gCACTTGGTTGTCAAGATGGAACAATAACttatttacaattatcatGGAATATTGTACATGGATTGTATGAAGATAGATATGCTTACAGAGAAAATATGACTGATGTTATAATACAACATTTAGTAACAAATCAAAAAGTCCGTATTAAGTGCAAAGATTTG gtaTGTCGTATTGCTGTATATAGAAATAGACTTGCTGTTCAATTAcctgaaagagtaataatttaTGAACCATCTGGAAGTAGTGAGGGAATGCATTATCGTATACGCGAAAAACTTAATCAAACAATTAATTGTAACTTATTAGTTATTACAACCAATCATTTAGTTTTATGCTTGGAAAGGCGATTACAATGTCTATCTTTCACTGGTATTGTTGAAAGAGAATGGATTCTTGATGATCTTATAACTTATATAAAAGTAGTAGGGGGACCAGCAGGACAAGAATGCTTAATTACAG GTTTAAAGACAGGACATGTAATTAAGATCTATTTGGATAATCCATTCCCTGCACATTTGGCAAAAGTAGAAGGATCAGTAAGATGCTTGGATATCAGTtctcttaaagaaaaaatggcaGTTGTTAGTGAAACTGGAGTTCTTTCCATATTTGATTTATACacagaagaaaaattacagGATTTCCAAGATGTTACAAGTGTTGCGTATAATAGTGCTTCTGAAGATATAATGTGTTTTTCTGGTAGCAACTATCTTGCAATTAAAGTAGCTAATTTTTCGGAATATCGGCAAAAATTTTCAGGATTCGTTGTTGGTCACAATggatcaaaattatattgctTAAATGGTTctgctgttattattttagag gTACCTCTCTCATTGTTCATGTATCAATATTTAGACATTGGACTTTTTAAAGAAGCTTATGAAGTAGCATGTCTTGGTGTTGCTGAATCAGATTGGCGAGCATTAGGAATTGCTGCTTTAGATAATTTAGAGTTAAATATAGCCTATTCTGCTTTTGCTCGTATAAAAAACCTAAGATATATAGAAGTTGTAtcagaagtagaagaaaaattaaaatctggTGAATGGGGTCAAGAAGCATGTATGGCTATAGCTGCTGCAGCTATGGGTAGGTTACGAGATGCAGCAAAATTATATCAGAAAGCAGGTTTACAGCAGTATGCTCGTGATATGTATTCCGATTTACGTATGTTTGATATTGCTCAAGAATTTATAGCAAGTGGCAATACTCag GATCGTACTATTTTATTACGTCGACGAGCGGAATGGGCAAAGAGTTTAGGTGAACCACGTGCAGCAGCGGAAATGTTCTTTTCCGCGGGTGATACACAACGTgctattaatatcattgcCGAGTATGGATGGATTGATATGCTCATAAAAGTTGGCAGACAACTGGATAAATCAGATAGAGATAATTTATCTTTGATTGCTAAAATATTGAAACAGTTGGGAGCTACTCATGGTGCAGCTGAGATTTTTAGTAGATTAGGTGATGATCCTGATGTAGCAGATGTACTTATTGATGCACAAGCTTGGCCTGAAGCTTTTGAACTTGCAGAAAGAAATCCCAAATTAAAATCACGAGTATATGGTCCATATGCTAGATGGTTAGCAGAAACTGGCCGTTTCTCTGAAGCACAAGAAG cTTTTCAAATGGCTGGTCAACCTGAAGAATCAGTTAGTGTGCTCACGAGCTTAGCCGACAATGCCATAGCTGAGAAAAGATATCGTGATgcctgttatttttattggctTTTATCTCAGCTTAGtcttaatttgttaaaaaatacggaagaaataaaaactatgtatttatcttattataataaagctGACGTCTACTATGCATATCatgaaatacataaatatttg gaTGAACCATTCACATCTTTAATGCCAGAAGcattatttaacatttcaagatatttacttttaaaaacACAAAGCATTCAATTAGAAGGTGTATCCaaacttaaaataatgtatactCTCATCAAGCAAGCTCGTTTGTTAGGTGCCAACAAACTAGTTATGCAGTTACTTGAACAATTAcgttcaatgaaaatttctaaaaacCTTCTTGCACAAGTTGAAACTTCTACTTTAGCTGCAAGAGCTTATCCGTACAGAGATCCTGAAGAACTACTACCATTATGCTATAAGTGTTCAACATTTAATCCACTGTTACCAGTAGATTATAGTATTGGTAGCAAATGTATACAATGTGGCCTAAAATTCCAATACTCATTTGTTATGTTTg AAATTCTACCGTTAGTCGAGTTTGAATTAGAGGAAGGAATTACTGACCAAGAAgcagaaaaattaatagaagaaCCATTGTCATTATCAAGTATATCAACAGAAGATCAACTTACTATATTTTCCAATGAAACAGACCTTTTTACAGCGcgtttaataaaatacgag GAGAAGACAGACGATTCCACGGTTATTGTTGGACGAAGTGTACTAAAAAGTATGGATCCCTCAACCGTTTTAATAGTCAAATGGCCAAAACCattcaaaacaaaatattttagaaatctTTTACCAGATCTTCAAGTAACATTATGTAAATCTTGTTTAAAA ttATTTCATTCAGATGATTATGAATTGGCATTACTAAGACATGGTCATTGTCCATTTTGCAGAACTTCACAAACATCAAAcagttaa
- the LOC124422759 gene encoding importin-7 isoform X1: MDLRKLTELLRATIDPSQQKQAEDQLNQIHKIIGFAPTLLQVVMSAEVDMPVRQAGVIYLKNLITTNWADREAENGPVEFSIHEQDRAMIRDAIVDAVVHAPELIRVQLAVCISNIVKHDFPGRWTQIVDKITIYLQNPDASCWPGVLLALYQLVKNFEYKKAEERGPLNEAMNLLFPMIYQLILRLLPDSSEQSVLLQTQILKIFFALTQYTLPLDLISKEVFSQWMDIVRQVADRPVPPETNNPNLDDEERVELPWWKCKKWALHILHRMFERYGSPGNVTKEYKEFSEWYLETFSGGILEVLLKILDQYRRKIFVSPRVIQQSINYINQGVSHAFSWKFLKPHMFEIIRDVLFPILSYSATDEELWNNDPYEYIRVKFDIFEDFVSPVTAAQTLLHSACKKRKDMLQKTMQFCAEVLTSPNADPRQKDGALHMVGSLADVLLKKKLYREQMDKMLVQHVFPEFNSPHGHMRARACWVLHYFSEIKFKQEQILVEAIRLTTNALLTDHDLPVKVEAAIALQMLLCAQDKAQKYIEPLIKQITLELLAIIRETENDDLTSVMQKIVCTYTEQLMPIAVEICQHLAATFSQVLETDEGSDEKAITAMGILNTIETVLTVMKNQPQIMAQLEPTVLQVVAHIFSQSVMEFYEEALSLVFDLTGMTISEDMWKVLELIYQLFQKDGFDYFTDMMPALHNYITVDTPAFLSNENYILAMFNMCKAILTGDAGEDPECHAAKLLEVIILQCKGHIDQCIPSLVQLVLERLMREVKTSELRTMCLQVVIAALYYNPALCLETMDRLQGNLGQSPEPIASHFIKQWIHDTDCFLGLHDRKLCVLGLCTLISMGPARPTAVNECVQQIIPSLILLFDGLKRAYAAKVADGDEEDNEEEESDIDEEVLSSDEDEIDDASQEYLEKLQEKVTRSSGQHGFNVSASIQDGHGDHRSDVDDEDDSDYDANEETALESYCTPLDSEDTNQDEYVVFKEVMQNIERTDSTWYRALTSHLTAEEQKALQEIIVLADQRKAALESKRIEQSGGYAFHSQTIPTSFNFGGTPLSR; encoded by the exons gtgttatatatttgaaaaatttaattaccaCAAATTGGGCTGACAGAGAAGCTGAAAATGGACCTGTAGAATTTAGTATTCATGAACAAGATCGTGCTATGATACGTGATGCAATAGTGGATGCTGTGGTTCATGCACCTGAATTGATTAG aGTGCAACTAGCAGTATGCATTAGCAATATAGTAAAACATGATTTCCCTGGAAGATGGACTCAAATTGTtgataaaattacaatatatctTCAAAATCCTGATGCTTCTTGCTGGCCTGGTGTTCTCCTTGCATTATATCAACTTGTCAAAAACTTTGA GTACAAGAAAGCAGAAGAAAGGGGACCATTGAACGAAGCAATGAATTTACTTTTCCCTATGATTTACCAATTGATATTACGTTTATTGCCAGATTCATCTGAACAATCAGTTTTACTTCAAACacaaattttgaaaatcttttttgcACTTACTCAG TATACGCTGCCTCTTGATCTTATATCGAAAGAAGTGTTCTCCCAATGGATGGACATAGTACGACAAGTAGCTGATAGGCCTGTCCCACCAGAGACTAATAATCCTAATTTAGACGACGAGGAACGTGTAGAACTTCCTTGGtggaaatgtaaaaaatgGGCTTTACATATTCTTCATAGAATGTTTGAGAG atatgGTAGTCCTGGTAATGTAAccaaagaatataaagaattttcaGAATGGTATCTTGAAACATTTAGTGGTGGAATTTTAGAAGTTCTTTTAAAGATTTTGGATCAATacagaagaaaaatctttgtCTCTCCTAGAGTGATACaacaatcaattaattatattaaccaAGG TGTTAGTCATGCTTTTTCTTGGAAGTTTTTGAAGCCTCATATGTTTGAGATCATTCGTGATGTGCTATTTCCTATTCTTTCATACTCTGCTACTGATGAGGAATTATGGAATAACGATCCATATGAATACATAAGAGTCAAATTTG atATTTTTGAGGACTTTGTATCTCCAGTAACAGCAGCACAGACCTTATTGCATTCTGCATGcaaaaaacgaaaggataTGTTACAAAAAACTATGCAATTTTGCGCAGAAGTTCTAACAAGTCCAAACGCTGATCCACGGCAGAAAGATGGCGCATTACATATG GTTGGAAGTTTAGCAGACGTTCTGcttaaaaagaaactttataGGGAACAAATGGATAAAATGTTAGTACAGCATGTGTTTCCCGAATTTAATAGTCCACATGGCCATATGCGAGCAAGg gcTTGTTGGGTTTTACATTATTTCTCTGAAATAAAGTTTAAACAAGAACAAATCTTAGTTGAGGCAATTAGACTGACAACAAATGCTCTTTTGACTGATCATGATTTGCCTGTTAAAGTTGAAGCTGCTATAGCTCTTCAAATGCTTTTGTGTGCACAAGACAAAGCTCAGAAGTACATAGAACCacttataaaacaaataactCTCGAATTATTAGCTATtataagagaaacagaaaatgaTGATTTAACGAGTGTTATGCAGAAAATTGTTTGTACATATACAGAACAGCTTATGCCAATTGCTGTAGAAATTTGTCAACATTTG GCTGCCACGTTTAGTCAAGTTCTTGAAACTGATGAGGGTAGTGATGAAAAGGCAATTACTGCAATGGgtattttaaatacaataGAAACAGTATTGACAGTGATGAAAAATCAACCTCAAATTATGGCACAATTAGAACCAACTGTTTTACAGGTGGTAGCTCATATATTTAGTCAAAGCGTTATGG aattttatgAAGAAGCACTTTCATTAGTCTTTGATTTAACGGGTATGACTATTTCTGAAGATATGTGGAAGGTTTTAGAACTCATATATCAGCTTTTCCAAAAAGATGGTTTTGATTACTTTACTGATATGATGCCAGCATTACATAATTATATCACTGTAGATACACCAGCATTTCTATCAAATGAAAACTATATACTTGCTATGTTTAATATGTGTAAAGCt ATATTAACTGGTGATGCTGGTGAAGATCCAGAGTGTCATGCTGCAAAATTATTAgaagttattattttacaatgtaAAGGGCATATTGACCag TGCATACCTTCACTTGTGCAATTAGTATTAGAACGTTTAATGCGAGAAGTAAAAACATCTGAATTAAGAACTATGTGTCTTCAAGTAGTCATTGCAGctttatattataatcctGCTTTATGTCTTGAAACAATGGACAGATTACAAGGAAATCTTGGACAATCTCCAGAGCCAATTGCATCGCATTTTATTAAACAATGGATTCATGATACTGATTGCTTCCTAgg GTTGCATGATCGAAAACTTTGCGTTCTTGGATTATGTACCTTGATTAGTATGGGTCCTGCTAGACCAACAGCAGTGAACGAATGTGTTCAACAAATAATTCCATCTCTGATTTTATTGTTTGATGGCCTCAAGAGAGCATATGCTGCTAAAGTAGCAGATGGAGATGAGGAAGAtaatgaagaggaagaaagtgaTATTGATGAAg AAGTTTTGTCATCAGATGAAGATGAAATTGATGATGCTAGTCAAGAATATCTTGAAAAATTGCAAGAAAAAGTAACAAGGTCTTCAGGACAGCATGGTTTTAATGTCAGTGCATCCATTCAAGACGGGCATGGAGATCATAGATCTGATgttgatgatgaagatgattcTGATTATGATGCAAATGAAGAAACTGCTCTAGAAAGTTATTGTACACCTTTAGATTCAGAAGATACAAATCAAGATGAATATGTTGTTTTCAAAGAAGTTATGCAAA aTATTGAAAGAACTGACTCAACTTGGTATAGGGCATTAACGAGTCATTTAACAGCTGAGGAACAGAAAGCATTACAAGAGATTATAGTTTTAGCAGATCAACGTAAAGCAGCTTTGGAAAGCAAAAGAATCGAGCAAAGCGGCG GTTATGCTTTCCATTCTCAAACTATACCCACTTCATTTAATTTTGGCGGAACACCTTTAAGTCGAtaa